The following coding sequences are from one Enterococcus sp. 4G2_DIV0659 window:
- a CDS encoding D-alanine--D-alanine ligase has product MKITLLYGGRSEEHDVSILSAYSVLNAIYYNYYQVQLVFISKDGQWVKGPLLSEKPESKDILNLTWSDDGEIDKWGEFTGKVIQPCDIQEEDTIVFPVLHGPNGEDGTIQGFLETIGMPYVGAGVLASANAMDKIMTKYLLQTAGIPQVPYVPVLKSNWKENPKKVFEQCEGSLIYPVFVKPANMGSSVGISKAENREELQNALEEAYRYDSRAIVEQGIEAREIEVAILGNEDVRTTQPGEIVKDVDFYDYNSKYIDNQITMQIPAEVPDEVHQKAQEYAKKAYTILDGSGLSRCDFFLTSKNELFLNELNTMPGFTQFSMYPLLWENMGLKYSDLIEELIQLALNRFKQRQSFFDR; this is encoded by the coding sequence TTGAAGATTACTTTGCTATATGGTGGGAGAAGTGAAGAACACGATGTTTCGATATTATCTGCCTATTCTGTTTTAAATGCGATTTATTATAACTACTATCAAGTGCAGTTAGTCTTTATTAGTAAAGATGGACAATGGGTTAAAGGACCACTATTGTCGGAAAAACCTGAAAGTAAGGATATCCTTAACTTAACGTGGTCTGATGATGGTGAAATAGATAAATGGGGCGAATTTACCGGGAAAGTGATTCAGCCATGTGATATTCAAGAAGAAGATACGATTGTTTTTCCTGTCTTGCATGGACCAAATGGTGAAGATGGAACAATCCAAGGCTTTTTAGAAACGATCGGTATGCCCTATGTTGGAGCAGGGGTATTAGCTAGTGCGAATGCAATGGATAAAATCATGACCAAATATCTGCTTCAAACTGCAGGTATTCCTCAAGTACCTTACGTTCCTGTCTTGAAAAGCAATTGGAAAGAAAACCCTAAAAAAGTTTTTGAACAGTGTGAAGGCTCGTTGATTTATCCAGTCTTTGTCAAACCAGCTAACATGGGTTCAAGTGTTGGGATCAGCAAAGCGGAAAATCGTGAAGAATTACAAAATGCTTTGGAAGAAGCCTATCGTTATGATTCTAGAGCAATCGTTGAACAAGGAATTGAAGCTCGTGAGATCGAAGTGGCGATTTTAGGCAATGAAGATGTCCGTACAACTCAACCTGGTGAAATCGTCAAAGATGTAGATTTTTATGACTACAACTCAAAATATATTGATAACCAAATTACCATGCAAATTCCAGCAGAAGTACCTGATGAAGTCCACCAAAAGGCCCAAGAATATGCTAAAAAAGCCTATACGATACTAGACGGTAGCGGATTGAGCCGATGTGATTTCTTTTTAACCAGTAAGAATGAACTCTTTTTAAATGAGTTAAACACGATGCCTGGTTTTACTCAATTCAGTATGTATCCGCTCTTGTGGGAAAATATGGGGTTAAAATATAGTGATTTAATTGAAGAATTGATCCAATTAGCATTAAATCGTTTCAAACAAAGACAAAGTTTTTTTGATAGATAA
- a CDS encoding sugar kinase, giving the protein MRIAAFGEIMMRLTPPEYLLLEQTKEVRLDFTGTGVNILSNLAHFGHETTMITNLPDNRLGEAAKASVRQLGIQDRWIGTKGNHIGSYFAEMGFGPRPTQVTYQNRRSSSFGVSDASNYEFDRFLDEVDLVHICGISLSLTDATRDAAFSLAEKAHKHGKKVCFDFNFRPSLNEEHSDTFMREQYQKILPYCDLVFGSQRDLTDLLGMTLDETLESTKQFDELVHRFMKEYSLELFAGTIRQTEKEKSYLTGFLCDAVSCVQAAPREIIQLDRIGAGDGYAAGVLLGFIEKWSLSETVEFATVNGVLAHTIQGDVPLTTRKQVKHIIEQPTVNLIR; this is encoded by the coding sequence ATGAGAATTGCAGCTTTTGGTGAAATTATGATGCGTTTGACTCCACCGGAATATCTACTGCTGGAACAAACGAAGGAAGTACGTTTAGATTTTACAGGTACAGGGGTTAATATTTTAAGCAATTTAGCGCATTTTGGCCATGAAACAACCATGATAACGAATCTTCCTGATAATCGTTTAGGTGAAGCGGCCAAAGCAAGCGTTCGTCAACTAGGTATTCAAGACCGTTGGATTGGAACCAAAGGCAATCATATCGGTTCTTACTTTGCTGAAATGGGGTTTGGACCAAGACCTACGCAAGTGACTTATCAAAATCGTCGCAGTAGTTCGTTTGGTGTAAGTGATGCATCAAATTATGAGTTCGATCGTTTTTTAGATGAGGTTGATTTGGTGCATATTTGTGGGATTTCATTGAGCCTGACAGATGCAACGCGTGATGCCGCTTTTTCTTTAGCTGAAAAAGCGCATAAACATGGGAAAAAAGTCTGTTTTGATTTTAATTTTCGTCCGAGTTTAAACGAAGAGCATAGTGATACATTTATGCGTGAACAATACCAAAAAATATTACCTTATTGCGATTTGGTCTTTGGAAGTCAGCGGGATTTGACTGATTTATTAGGGATGACGCTAGATGAAACACTTGAGTCGACGAAGCAGTTTGATGAATTGGTGCACCGTTTTATGAAGGAATATAGTCTAGAATTGTTTGCCGGAACGATTCGGCAAACAGAAAAAGAAAAGTCGTATTTGACAGGCTTTTTATGTGATGCTGTGTCTTGCGTTCAAGCGGCTCCAAGAGAAATCATTCAGTTAGATCGAATCGGCGCAGGTGATGGTTACGCCGCAGGGGTTTTACTTGGATTTATTGAAAAGTGGTCTTTGAGTGAAACAGTAGAATTCGCTACTGTAAATGGTGTTTTAGCGCATACAATTCAAGGCGATGTTCCACTAACTACGCGTAAACAAGTCAAGCACATCATAGAACAGCCAACAGTCAATTTGATTCGTTAA
- a CDS encoding TIGR04197 family type VII secretion effector produces MGVKSSLSVAGNVSTSFSQSANALNNVKRATNIATRTNVSGNEIAKETVTTFEKDLKQLATSIVSAGKNIHSVAKDFSEIDLNAAKQFQLNASPMDRWFK; encoded by the coding sequence ATGGGCGTAAAGAGCAGTCTGTCTGTCGCTGGAAATGTCTCCACATCTTTTAGTCAATCCGCTAATGCTTTAAATAATGTAAAAAGAGCAACGAATATTGCTACTAGAACCAATGTCTCTGGTAATGAGATAGCGAAAGAAACCGTAACGACATTTGAAAAAGATCTAAAACAACTCGCAACCAGCATTGTTTCAGCCGGTAAAAATATCCACTCTGTCGCAAAAGATTTTTCAGAAATTGATTTAAACGCGGCCAAACAATTTCAACTGAACGCTTCACCAATGGACAGGTGGTTCAAATGA
- a CDS encoding UDP-N-acetylmuramoyl-tripeptide--D-alanyl-D-alanine ligase: protein MKLTFWEVAEATKATNNWKKWPDFDLTGIEFDSRLIQKNNLFVPLKGENDGHSFIESAMKNGASAAFWSSSTATPDNFPTLHVTDTLTAMQTLASYYLQKMTPTVIAITGSNGKTTTKDMTESVLAQQFKTYKTQGNYNNDIGLPYTILHMPDETEKLILEMGMDHAGEIAFLSKLAQPQIAAITMIGEAHIENLGSREGIAKAKMEITSGLADKGILLIPAEEPLLPPLTAKLTQTVKTFGMNHADCQATIIENQKEQTLFKINGSDTVFTIPVPGNYNVGNALIAISIGQFLGLSKEQISIGLADFKLTKNRTEWLKTDDGVEILSDVYNANPTAMNLVLDSFSQMPTKGKRVAVLGDMLELGPDSAKMHASVKNHLNPKEVEEVFLYGEEMAALYTVLKENYPKSQIHHFAKEEKSLLISELQAILKPEDMVVLKASNGMGLNEVVTKLLEM from the coding sequence ATGAAATTAACTTTTTGGGAAGTAGCAGAAGCGACGAAAGCCACGAATAATTGGAAAAAATGGCCGGATTTTGATTTGACTGGGATTGAATTTGATAGTCGTTTGATCCAAAAAAATAATCTGTTTGTTCCACTAAAGGGAGAAAATGATGGCCATTCATTTATCGAAAGCGCAATGAAAAATGGTGCGAGTGCAGCTTTTTGGAGCTCGTCTACGGCAACACCAGATAATTTTCCCACCCTACACGTAACAGATACTTTGACAGCTATGCAAACTTTAGCGTCCTATTACTTACAAAAAATGACCCCAACAGTAATTGCAATTACAGGAAGCAATGGCAAAACGACCACAAAAGACATGACTGAATCAGTATTAGCTCAACAATTTAAGACTTATAAGACTCAAGGAAACTATAATAATGACATTGGTTTGCCTTATACGATTTTGCATATGCCGGATGAAACAGAAAAATTGATCTTAGAAATGGGCATGGATCATGCGGGTGAAATTGCCTTTTTATCAAAACTTGCTCAACCTCAAATTGCTGCAATCACGATGATTGGTGAAGCGCATATTGAAAATTTAGGCTCAAGAGAAGGAATTGCTAAAGCAAAGATGGAAATCACTTCAGGCTTAGCTGATAAAGGAATATTGTTGATTCCAGCAGAAGAGCCACTATTGCCGCCTTTAACTGCCAAGCTTACCCAAACGGTCAAAACATTTGGTATGAACCATGCCGATTGCCAAGCAACGATTATTGAAAACCAAAAAGAACAAACCTTATTTAAAATCAATGGCTCAGATACGGTATTTACAATTCCTGTTCCTGGCAATTACAATGTCGGCAATGCATTGATTGCTATTAGTATTGGTCAGTTTCTTGGCCTTTCAAAAGAGCAAATAAGCATTGGTTTAGCTGATTTTAAGTTGACGAAGAATCGTACGGAATGGCTGAAAACAGATGACGGTGTGGAAATTTTAAGTGACGTCTACAATGCAAACCCGACGGCTATGAATCTAGTTTTAGATAGTTTTAGCCAAATGCCTACAAAAGGTAAACGGGTAGCTGTTTTAGGAGATATGCTTGAGTTAGGACCTGATTCTGCAAAAATGCACGCATCAGTGAAGAATCATCTAAATCCAAAAGAAGTTGAAGAAGTTTTTCTTTATGGAGAAGAAATGGCGGCATTGTATACAGTATTAAAGGAGAACTATCCAAAATCACAAATTCATCATTTTGCCAAAGAAGAAAAATCATTACTAATCAGTGAGCTCCAAGCAATCCTTAAACCAGAGGATATGGTTGTTTTAAAAGCGAGTAACGGGATGGGCTTAAATGAAGTAGTCACTAAACTACTTGAAATGTAG
- a CDS encoding YaiI/YqxD family protein, whose protein sequence is MTIFIDGDGSPVKETTIDVALSYSLEVVIVTSIDHYSLKEYPNNVSFVYVDKGADAADYKIVQLIKTGDFLITQDYGLASLVLPKGVRVLHQLGYEYTSETIDGLLEQRYFSAKVRKSGGHTKGPKPFTEADREKFREKLISLIEESM, encoded by the coding sequence ATGACTATTTTTATCGATGGTGATGGCTCACCAGTAAAAGAGACAACGATTGATGTTGCCTTATCGTATTCCCTTGAGGTTGTGATCGTTACTAGCATTGACCATTATTCTTTAAAAGAATATCCAAACAACGTTTCTTTTGTATATGTTGATAAAGGAGCAGATGCTGCGGATTATAAAATCGTTCAACTAATCAAAACGGGGGATTTTTTAATAACGCAAGATTACGGCTTAGCTTCGTTGGTGTTGCCAAAAGGGGTTCGTGTGTTGCATCAACTTGGGTATGAGTACACAAGTGAAACGATTGATGGTTTGTTGGAACAACGTTATTTTAGTGCAAAAGTACGAAAAAGCGGTGGACACACAAAAGGACCGAAACCCTTTACTGAAGCTGATCGAGAAAAATTTAGGGAAAAACTTATTTCGCTAATTGAAGAAAGTATGTAA
- the dagF gene encoding 2-dehydro-3-deoxy-phosphogluconate aldolase: MSLTPNYLENRICLNVLANSVENAKECYEAAEGHIVLGVLSKNYPTDEAAIEDMKKYAAATNNALSVGLGAGDPNQSQMVSRISKELQPQHVNQVFTGVGTSRALLGQDETIVNGLVSPTGKVGIVNIATGPLSSKAPVGEVTIETAIRLLQDMGGSSIKFFPMKGLAHLDEYKAVAEACAKYDFYLEPTGGIDLENFEEIVQIAVDAGVKKIIPHVYSSIIDSTTGDTKPEDVKILLDMMKNTLNK; the protein is encoded by the coding sequence ATGTCATTAACACCAAACTATTTAGAAAATCGTATTTGTTTAAATGTTTTAGCAAACTCAGTAGAAAACGCAAAAGAGTGCTACGAAGCGGCTGAAGGTCACATTGTGTTAGGTGTGCTATCTAAAAATTATCCAACAGATGAAGCAGCGATCGAAGATATGAAAAAATATGCGGCAGCAACGAACAATGCGTTGTCTGTAGGTTTGGGTGCAGGAGATCCCAACCAAAGCCAAATGGTTTCAAGAATTTCAAAAGAGTTACAGCCACAACACGTAAACCAAGTATTTACAGGCGTTGGTACATCTCGTGCTTTATTAGGACAAGATGAAACCATTGTCAATGGCTTAGTATCACCGACAGGAAAAGTAGGAATCGTTAACATCGCAACAGGTCCGCTAAGTTCTAAAGCGCCAGTTGGAGAAGTAACGATAGAAACAGCCATTCGTTTACTACAAGATATGGGCGGTAGCTCAATCAAATTTTTCCCGATGAAAGGGTTAGCCCATCTTGATGAGTACAAAGCAGTAGCTGAAGCTTGTGCGAAATATGATTTTTATCTAGAACCTACAGGTGGCATTGATTTAGAAAACTTTGAAGAAATCGTTCAAATCGCTGTTGATGCTGGCGTGAAAAAAATTATTCCTCATGTATACAGCTCAATTATTGATTCAACAACAGGCGATACAAAACCAGAAGATGTGAAAATATTACTTGATATGATGAAAAATACTTTGAATAAATAA
- the acpS gene encoding holo-ACP synthase, with translation MIKGIGIDMVELSRIEKIILNKSSFVERVLTDKEYSLFEQLPHKRQVEFLAGRFACKEAFSKAWGTGIGSLGLQDVEILKEDTGAPKVTKSPHNGTVFVSISHTDTFAVAQIILEVN, from the coding sequence ATGATCAAAGGAATTGGTATAGATATGGTAGAACTTTCAAGAATTGAAAAAATTATTTTAAATAAGTCTTCTTTTGTAGAAAGAGTACTTACAGATAAAGAGTATTCTCTATTCGAACAATTGCCACATAAACGACAAGTAGAGTTTTTAGCTGGACGTTTCGCTTGTAAAGAAGCTTTTTCTAAAGCCTGGGGAACCGGGATTGGTAGTCTTGGGTTACAAGATGTTGAAATTTTGAAGGAAGATACTGGGGCACCAAAAGTGACTAAATCACCTCACAATGGTACTGTATTTGTATCGATTTCTCATACAGATACTTTTGCAGTGGCTCAAATCATCTTGGAAGTTAACTAA
- the alr gene encoding alanine racemase — translation MAVGWHRPTKLVIDTQAIMDNVSNEIKRMPQGTELFAVVKANGYGHGAVQTAKAARMAGATGFCVAMLDEAIELREAGIVEPILILSVVDVSYIDLLLKYDLSVTAATQEWLEKAIKQLSVIKAELPLKIHIKVDTGMGRIGFTTPIATKQAVALVQSTEGLIWEGLFTHFSTADEKDDRYFEKQNSRFKEVVAEFAELPKYVHVSNSAAALWHPDSIGNMIRFGIAMYGLNPSGNHLPEVYPLKPALSLESKLIQVKELPANEGIGYGNTYTTTETEWIGTVPIGYADGWLRHLQGFSVLVNGKKCEIVGRICMDQCMIRLPEETAVGTKVTLIGQEQGTEISMQMVADKLETIHYEVACTFSQRMPREYK, via the coding sequence ATGGCTGTAGGATGGCATCGTCCCACGAAGTTAGTAATTGACACACAGGCAATTATGGATAACGTTTCTAATGAAATAAAACGAATGCCCCAAGGAACGGAACTATTTGCGGTCGTAAAAGCAAATGGTTACGGACACGGAGCAGTTCAGACGGCAAAAGCAGCTCGTATGGCAGGAGCGACAGGTTTTTGTGTAGCTATGTTAGATGAAGCGATAGAGCTACGTGAAGCTGGGATTGTCGAACCAATCTTGATTTTGAGTGTTGTAGATGTTTCTTACATAGATTTGCTGCTTAAATATGACTTATCAGTAACAGCCGCAACTCAAGAATGGTTAGAAAAAGCAATTAAGCAATTAAGTGTTATAAAAGCAGAATTACCATTAAAAATACATATAAAAGTTGATACAGGTATGGGACGAATTGGCTTTACTACTCCGATAGCTACGAAGCAAGCAGTTGCATTAGTGCAATCAACTGAGGGATTAATTTGGGAAGGTCTGTTTACCCACTTTTCCACAGCGGATGAAAAAGATGATCGCTATTTTGAGAAACAAAACAGTCGATTTAAAGAGGTCGTAGCAGAATTTGCTGAACTACCAAAATATGTTCATGTAAGCAATAGCGCTGCAGCACTTTGGCACCCTGACAGTATAGGAAACATGATTCGATTCGGTATAGCAATGTATGGGCTGAATCCATCAGGGAACCATTTGCCAGAAGTATATCCATTAAAACCAGCTTTAAGTTTAGAGTCTAAGTTGATTCAGGTAAAAGAACTTCCTGCTAATGAAGGAATCGGCTATGGAAATACTTATACTACAACTGAAACAGAATGGATTGGTACAGTACCCATCGGTTATGCAGATGGTTGGTTGCGTCATTTACAAGGATTTTCAGTATTAGTGAATGGCAAAAAATGTGAAATTGTCGGTAGAATTTGTATGGATCAGTGTATGATTCGTCTACCAGAGGAAACTGCTGTAGGAACAAAAGTGACACTCATTGGTCAGGAACAGGGCACAGAAATCTCGATGCAGATGGTGGCAGATAAGTTAGAGACGATTCATTATGAAGTAGCATGTACTTTCTCACAACGTATGCCAAGAGAGTATAAATAA
- a CDS encoding DUF3958 family protein, protein MTEANYQETLRTIQTEQDLVKSELRSIEEQQEAIFYLNQEEQRLYSEIIATSPPEERTFFQDRELDSLEQGRKAQHILAEQEAALMKTKKQLLEAEEETYQKHRNALREKEKEKE, encoded by the coding sequence ATGACAGAAGCAAATTACCAAGAAACACTCAGAACCATTCAAACAGAACAAGATTTAGTAAAATCAGAACTGCGTTCAATTGAGGAACAACAAGAAGCAATTTTCTATCTAAATCAAGAAGAACAACGGCTGTATTCAGAAATAATTGCCACATCCCCACCAGAAGAACGCACTTTTTTTCAAGATAGAGAACTTGATAGCTTAGAACAAGGGAGAAAAGCCCAGCACATTTTAGCAGAACAAGAAGCCGCATTAATGAAAACAAAAAAACAATTGCTGGAAGCGGAAGAAGAAACCTATCAAAAGCACCGAAATGCTCTACGGGAGAAAGAAAAGGAGAAGGAATAA
- a CDS encoding LysM peptidoglycan-binding domain-containing protein, with protein MKKQINGKTPKLLIYSVILFSTAIYFMSDSLILGASAGGGVVSTPPPSSVIEQSTPESAPDVQKTDADSKTDATTPERNTESQKNEVPKEVYIVKSGQTLWEIAQDTGLSIQALMNKNQLSNSVIVEGQELVFDK; from the coding sequence ATGAAAAAACAAATCAATGGAAAAACGCCTAAGTTATTGATTTATTCTGTAATATTGTTTAGTACTGCTATTTACTTTATGTCTGATTCATTGATTTTAGGCGCATCGGCAGGTGGTGGTGTAGTTTCAACGCCTCCGCCAAGTAGCGTTATAGAACAGTCGACACCTGAATCAGCGCCAGATGTTCAAAAAACAGATGCTGACTCTAAAACAGATGCAACAACACCTGAGCGTAACACTGAAAGTCAGAAAAATGAGGTACCTAAAGAAGTCTACATCGTAAAAAGCGGTCAGACACTATGGGAAATCGCTCAAGATACAGGATTATCAATCCAGGCATTAATGAATAAAAATCAACTTAGTAATAGCGTCATTGTTGAAGGACAAGAATTAGTATTTGATAAGTAA
- a CDS encoding type II toxin-antitoxin system PemK/MazF family toxin gives MVKRGDIYFADLSPVVGSEQGGVRPVLVVQNNLGNHFSPTIIVAAITAKMAKPKLPTHIGINSEETGIERDSVILLEQIRTIDKIRLKEKVCHLSMEIMDSVDRALGVSVGIFEAELEEENLGTYR, from the coding sequence ATGGTCAAAAGGGGTGACATATATTTTGCAGACTTATCCCCTGTTGTAGGATCCGAACAAGGGGGCGTACGTCCAGTACTAGTCGTGCAAAATAATTTAGGAAATCATTTTAGTCCAACCATTATTGTAGCAGCAATCACAGCAAAAATGGCTAAGCCTAAATTGCCGACACATATAGGTATTAATTCCGAAGAAACAGGAATTGAACGTGATTCTGTCATTTTATTGGAACAGATCCGCACAATTGATAAGATCCGTTTGAAGGAGAAAGTTTGTCATTTAAGCATGGAGATCATGGATTCTGTTGATCGGGCATTAGGCGTCAGTGTAGGAATTTTTGAAGCTGAACTAGAAGAAGAAAATCTAGGTACATATCGTTAA
- a CDS encoding T7SS effector LXG polymorphic toxin, whose amino-acid sequence MGLKFYVGEIQAQANAASRMNQEASQAIASLEKSIAQFLLAPLSGQAYNSAKRYFSVVYTPICRSVIMTGEAMARGHKRLISEYQSSVSSTDTDEDQIQSQLNRLEQLKQQLEHQIEASKDLRPSLERRHRNACDCIAKRKELLEKLRNYNSSSANFFSEYQSCEQELARGIAQVTGCKAWNGATGTFDLGKLDMTWATSINDRWEDRAKQLENKRSEEFAKGMKGRQYCRVQLATGAYEWMWVKDPTKVTQADFQFNQTYKDYLAILMKPEENFADDYFKTMAEELRTGINQKTGKPLTALEKAQRWSAVASAIAVLAVGAYYGKNGFVAKAGETPKQTVLKGSKGGKNYTLDKNKSKGNLKRKKASGLDFLKNINIKDFVVKNKHLRNSTAKRARKFDVDTPEEANLIVQDALKNGKVKKIDDNGIGSQGQKSHSAIIDTGKVVGTKGETHIKIVYDELNNVWTVYPVPAP is encoded by the coding sequence ATGGGGTTGAAATTTTATGTTGGTGAAATACAAGCACAAGCAAATGCCGCTTCACGAATGAACCAAGAAGCCAGCCAAGCAATTGCTTCGCTGGAAAAAAGCATTGCACAATTCTTACTTGCCCCCTTATCTGGTCAAGCCTATAACTCGGCCAAGCGTTATTTTAGTGTAGTCTATACACCAATCTGTCGTTCTGTTATTATGACAGGAGAGGCGATGGCAAGAGGACACAAGCGATTAATCAGTGAATACCAAAGTTCTGTTTCAAGTACAGATACAGATGAAGACCAAATTCAGAGTCAGCTTAACCGCCTTGAACAATTGAAGCAGCAGTTAGAGCACCAGATAGAAGCATCGAAAGACTTACGACCAAGTTTAGAACGTCGGCATCGTAACGCCTGCGATTGTATCGCTAAAAGAAAAGAACTCTTGGAGAAACTGAGAAACTATAATAGCTCTTCTGCAAACTTCTTTTCAGAATACCAATCTTGTGAACAAGAATTAGCTCGTGGCATAGCCCAAGTAACTGGCTGTAAAGCTTGGAATGGGGCGACAGGAACATTTGATTTAGGAAAATTAGATATGACCTGGGCAACCTCGATAAATGACCGATGGGAAGACCGAGCAAAACAGCTTGAAAACAAACGCTCAGAGGAATTTGCTAAAGGGATGAAGGGACGGCAATATTGTCGGGTTCAACTAGCAACAGGAGCCTACGAATGGATGTGGGTAAAAGATCCCACAAAAGTAACGCAAGCCGATTTTCAATTTAATCAAACGTACAAAGACTACTTAGCAATCCTGATGAAACCAGAAGAAAACTTCGCTGATGATTATTTTAAAACAATGGCAGAAGAATTACGAACAGGGATCAATCAAAAGACGGGCAAACCATTAACGGCTTTAGAAAAAGCCCAACGTTGGTCGGCTGTAGCAAGTGCAATCGCCGTATTAGCAGTAGGTGCGTATTATGGTAAAAATGGATTTGTGGCCAAAGCAGGAGAAACACCGAAGCAGACTGTTTTAAAAGGGAGTAAAGGTGGAAAGAATTATACGCTAGATAAGAATAAGAGTAAGGGGAATTTAAAGCGTAAGAAAGCCAGTGGACTTGATTTTCTGAAGAATATTAATATTAAAGATTTTGTAGTGAAAAACAAGCATTTACGTAATTCTACAGCAAAACGTGCAAGAAAGTTTGATGTAGATACGCCAGAAGAAGCTAATTTAATAGTTCAAGATGCATTAAAAAATGGTAAAGTCAAAAAAATTGACGATAATGGTATAGGAAGTCAAGGACAAAAATCTCATTCTGCAATAATAGATACGGGAAAAGTTGTCGGAACAAAAGGTGAGACTCATATTAAAATTGTATATGACGAATTAAATAATGTGTGGACTGTATACCCAGTTCCTGCACCATAA
- the cshA gene encoding degradosome RNA helicase CshA: MKFKELGLETELLASIERSGFEEATPIQEETIPLALEGKDVIGQAQTGTGKTAAFGLPMLQKIDTSNRVLQGIVIAPTRELAIQTQEELYRLGRDKKIRVQAVYGGADIGRQIRGLKENPHIVVGTPGRLLDHINRRTLKLETIETLVLDEADEMLNMGFLEDIEKIISKIPAKRQTLLFSATMPPAIKNIGVKFMKDPEHVKIKAKEMTADLIDQYYVRSKDFEKFDIMTRLLDVQTPELTIVFGRTKRRVDELARGLEARGYKAEGIHGDLSQQKRMSVLRSFKNGNLDILVATDVAARGLDISGVTHVYNYDIPQDPESYVHRIGRTGRAGKGGMSVTFVTPNEMGYLHVIEELTKKRMTPLRPPSEKEAFKGQLGAAIETVEEKLAENGLENYLPSAESLLEKYSAEDLAALLLKTISKDPSDAVPVKITPERPLPSTKKGFNKNNRGGGGGNNRNRNKNGGGSYRGNKNNKSGGSGNGGYNKNKDNRSAKRHNDKKRSFVIRDNSN; encoded by the coding sequence TTGAAATTTAAAGAACTTGGCTTAGAAACAGAATTATTGGCATCGATCGAGCGTTCAGGATTTGAAGAAGCAACACCCATTCAAGAGGAAACAATTCCTCTAGCATTAGAAGGTAAAGACGTCATCGGACAAGCACAAACAGGGACTGGTAAAACAGCTGCTTTTGGGCTACCTATGCTACAAAAAATCGATACATCAAACCGTGTATTGCAAGGAATCGTTATTGCACCAACTCGTGAGTTGGCGATTCAAACACAAGAAGAATTATACCGTTTAGGCCGTGATAAAAAAATCCGTGTACAAGCAGTATATGGTGGGGCAGATATTGGTCGCCAAATTCGTGGACTAAAAGAAAACCCACATATCGTTGTAGGTACACCAGGACGTTTACTAGATCATATCAACCGTCGCACACTAAAATTAGAGACAATTGAAACACTGGTTTTAGACGAAGCAGATGAAATGTTAAATATGGGCTTTTTAGAAGACATTGAAAAAATCATTTCTAAAATACCAGCTAAACGTCAAACATTACTATTTTCAGCAACAATGCCGCCAGCAATCAAAAATATCGGCGTGAAATTCATGAAAGACCCTGAACACGTGAAAATCAAAGCAAAAGAAATGACGGCTGATTTGATTGATCAATATTACGTGCGCTCGAAAGATTTCGAAAAATTCGATATCATGACTCGTTTATTAGATGTTCAAACACCAGAATTAACCATTGTCTTTGGACGTACGAAACGTCGTGTAGACGAATTAGCTCGTGGGTTAGAAGCTCGTGGCTATAAAGCTGAAGGTATTCACGGAGATTTATCACAACAAAAACGTATGAGCGTATTACGTTCATTTAAAAATGGCAACTTAGACATTTTAGTTGCAACAGACGTCGCTGCACGTGGCTTAGATATTTCAGGTGTGACCCACGTATATAACTACGATATCCCACAAGATCCTGAAAGCTATGTTCACCGTATTGGCCGTACTGGTCGTGCCGGTAAAGGTGGAATGTCAGTGACTTTCGTTACACCAAATGAAATGGGTTATTTACATGTCATTGAAGAATTAACGAAAAAACGTATGACACCACTACGTCCACCAAGTGAAAAAGAAGCGTTCAAAGGACAATTAGGTGCTGCAATCGAAACAGTTGAAGAAAAATTAGCAGAAAATGGCTTAGAAAACTACTTACCATCTGCTGAAAGTCTTTTGGAAAAATACTCTGCTGAAGATTTAGCTGCTCTCTTATTAAAAACAATCTCTAAAGATCCATCCGATGCTGTTCCAGTTAAAATCACACCAGAACGTCCGTTACCGTCTACTAAAAAAGGCTTTAACAAAAACAATCGAGGCGGCGGTGGTGGGAACAACCGTAACCGTAATAAAAATGGCGGAGGCTCTTACCGCGGAAACAAAAATAATAAAAGCGGCGGTTCTGGAAACGGCGGCTATAACAAAAATAAAGATAATCGTTCAGCAAAACGTCATAACGATAAAAAACGTAGTTTCGTTATTAGAGACAACTCAAACTAA